Proteins encoded together in one Thermoplasmatales archaeon BRNA1 window:
- a CDS encoding ABC-type multidrug transport system, ATPase component: protein MLEGLGMSDFPIEIVNLRKVYGSFVAVDDLNLEIKKNSFTGLLGPNGAGKSTSLKILTNLITATSGHAFINGYDVAKDPKNALQGVGTVVETPEFYLYLTPRETFRYVGEIFGMSRESISAETDTILAKVKMSEWEDKRLGTFSKGMRQRITLGLSLLNDPSVIILDEPTSGLDPRGMAEMREILKNIRNDNNNLTVLMSSHMMHEVTDLCDRIALINHGQLLMHDDISSFIEGSDVRTLIVRTIEIPNDDMISRIAGLPNVRNAYRSGNEIAVKIEGSKTEEVSFIRDLMGLNLSVFSVAESENALENRYLELVAESR from the coding sequence ATGCTGGAGGGCCTCGGAATGAGCGACTTCCCGATAGAGATTGTCAACCTGAGGAAGGTGTATGGTTCCTTCGTCGCCGTTGATGACCTGAACCTCGAGATTAAGAAGAACAGCTTCACCGGTCTCCTCGGTCCGAACGGTGCAGGGAAGTCCACCTCCCTTAAGATTCTCACCAACCTCATTACTGCCACCAGCGGCCACGCATTCATCAACGGATACGACGTTGCCAAGGACCCCAAGAACGCCCTCCAGGGCGTGGGTACCGTCGTCGAGACCCCGGAGTTCTACCTCTACCTCACTCCCAGGGAGACCTTCAGGTACGTCGGCGAGATTTTCGGCATGTCAAGGGAGTCCATCTCCGCCGAGACCGACACGATCCTGGCGAAGGTCAAGATGTCCGAGTGGGAGGACAAGAGGCTCGGAACATTCTCCAAGGGAATGAGGCAGAGGATTACACTAGGTCTCTCCCTTCTCAACGACCCCAGCGTCATCATCCTCGACGAGCCCACATCCGGACTCGACCCTAGGGGAATGGCGGAGATGAGGGAGATCCTCAAGAACATCAGGAACGACAACAACAACCTGACCGTCCTGATGTCCTCGCACATGATGCACGAGGTCACCGACCTCTGCGACAGGATCGCGCTGATCAACCACGGACAACTGCTGATGCACGACGACATCTCGTCGTTCATCGAGGGGTCGGACGTCCGCACCCTCATCGTGAGGACCATCGAGATCCCCAACGACGACATGATCTCCAGGATCGCAGGCCTCCCCAACGTCAGGAACGCATACCGCTCCGGCAACGAGATTGCCGTGAAGATCGAGGGGAGCAAGACCGAGGAGGTCTCCTTCATCAGGGACCTCATGGGGCTGAACCTCAGCGTCTTCAGCGTAGCGGAGAGCGAGAACGCCCTCGAGAACAGGTATCTCGAGCTTGTCGCGGAGTCGAGGTGA
- a CDS encoding ABC-2 type transporter — translation MVGFDFKDDTRQAFVVMRNEITKFLRGRKIILFTLLIVSVLALLTAVLFIFGDDDMTGKDVCEVYASFASLIVLVAVTLFSSTSIASEFEERTALILFTKPIRKWSIYFGKFMASILIETAYLVAFYAITIGVSLAKTGEFPGAMGTSLVLAFCYMLGATGIALLISSVMKKSSTSSIMTFVTLLLLLSVVSMSLTIADYDPYWMFDQAANSITYCITGLGVDITTYERIPYTHEARDASVMIIWGVAALIAGFFLFRKRDF, via the coding sequence ATGGTCGGTTTTGATTTCAAAGATGATACCAGGCAGGCATTCGTTGTGATGAGGAACGAGATTACCAAGTTCCTCCGCGGGAGGAAGATCATCCTCTTCACACTGCTCATCGTTTCCGTTCTGGCACTTCTCACTGCCGTGCTGTTCATCTTCGGTGATGACGACATGACCGGAAAGGATGTCTGCGAGGTTTATGCATCGTTCGCCAGCCTCATAGTGCTGGTTGCGGTTACCCTCTTCTCGTCCACTTCCATCGCTTCCGAGTTCGAGGAGCGCACCGCGCTCATCCTCTTCACCAAGCCGATTAGGAAATGGTCGATATACTTCGGCAAGTTCATGGCCTCTATCCTGATTGAGACCGCCTATCTAGTTGCATTTTACGCGATTACCATCGGGGTGTCCCTCGCAAAGACCGGGGAGTTCCCCGGTGCGATGGGAACCTCCCTGGTTCTGGCGTTCTGCTATATGCTGGGGGCTACCGGCATAGCACTGCTCATCAGCTCGGTCATGAAGAAGAGCAGCACCTCGTCCATCATGACGTTCGTCACCTTGCTGCTTCTGCTGTCCGTGGTCTCCATGAGCCTGACCATTGCGGATTACGACCCCTACTGGATGTTCGACCAGGCCGCTAACAGCATAACATATTGTATTACCGGTCTCGGCGTCGACATCACCACCTACGAAAGGATCCCCTACACTCACGAGGCAAGGGATGCTTCGGTGATGATCATATGGGGCGTCGCGGCCCTGATAGCAGGATTCTTCCTGTTCAGGAAGAGGGATTTCTAA
- a CDS encoding pyridoxal-phosphate dependent TrpB-like enzyme, whose protein sequence is MAIPKDARVTLDAEEIPKKWYNMAADLPNLKPMIHPVTREPVKEEDFKAIFCDPIIKQELSTQRYIDIPEEVRDALVALNRPSPLQRAFRLEKYLKTPAKIYFKREDLSPLGSHKGNTALAQAYYNANAGIHTLTTETGAGQWGTALAMVSNLFDIKTTVFMVKGSFMAKPLRKTIINTYGATVYASPSEYTEYGRKVLKEHPETSGSLGIAISEACEMAAKDEHTCYALGSVMNHVMLHQTVIGEEALLQFRKAEIEPDYMIACVGGGSNFAGFTFPFIREQMNGKYKGAEIIAVEPKAAPSLTKGKFDYDYGDTAGMTPLMMMYSLGSQYIPPSIHAGGLRYHGMSPLVSAAFDQHKITATSYDQPDTFQAGLLFARTEGIIPAPESCHALKCAIDKALECKEKGEEKTIVFNLSGHGLLDLYGYEQALDGTLPSSETKN, encoded by the coding sequence ATGGCAATTCCTAAAGATGCAAGGGTAACCCTCGATGCCGAGGAGATCCCCAAGAAATGGTACAACATGGCCGCAGACCTCCCCAACCTCAAACCCATGATCCACCCCGTTACCAGGGAGCCGGTCAAGGAGGAGGACTTCAAGGCGATCTTCTGCGACCCCATCATCAAGCAGGAGCTCTCCACCCAGCGCTACATTGACATCCCCGAGGAGGTCAGGGACGCCCTCGTCGCCCTGAACCGCCCCTCCCCGCTCCAGAGGGCTTTCAGGCTCGAGAAGTACCTCAAGACCCCCGCGAAGATCTACTTCAAGAGGGAGGACCTCAGCCCCCTGGGATCCCACAAGGGGAACACCGCTCTGGCACAGGCCTATTACAACGCCAACGCCGGTATCCACACCCTCACCACCGAGACCGGTGCGGGACAGTGGGGAACTGCCCTCGCCATGGTTTCCAACCTCTTCGACATCAAGACCACCGTCTTCATGGTCAAGGGGAGCTTCATGGCCAAGCCCCTGAGGAAGACCATCATCAACACCTACGGCGCAACCGTCTACGCCTCCCCCTCCGAGTACACCGAGTACGGGAGGAAGGTCCTCAAGGAGCATCCCGAGACCTCCGGTTCCCTGGGAATCGCGATCTCCGAGGCATGCGAGATGGCCGCAAAGGACGAGCACACATGCTACGCCCTCGGATCGGTCATGAACCACGTCATGCTCCACCAGACCGTCATCGGAGAGGAAGCGCTCCTCCAGTTCAGGAAGGCCGAGATCGAGCCCGACTACATGATCGCATGTGTCGGAGGCGGGTCTAACTTCGCAGGATTCACCTTCCCCTTCATCAGGGAGCAGATGAACGGCAAGTACAAGGGAGCCGAGATCATCGCCGTCGAGCCCAAGGCCGCGCCCTCCCTTACCAAGGGCAAGTTCGACTACGACTACGGAGACACCGCGGGAATGACCCCGCTCATGATGATGTACTCCCTCGGAAGCCAGTACATCCCGCCGTCCATCCACGCCGGAGGGCTCAGGTACCACGGGATGTCCCCGCTGGTTTCCGCCGCCTTCGACCAGCACAAGATCACCGCAACCTCCTACGACCAGCCCGACACCTTCCAGGCCGGGCTGCTGTTCGCCAGGACAGAGGGGATCATCCCCGCGCCCGAGTCCTGTCACGCCCTCAAGTGCGCCATCGACAAGGCCCTCGAGTGCAAGGAGAAGGGCGAGGAGAAGACCATCGTCTTTAACCTGTCCGGACACGGACTGCTCGACCTCTACGGATACGAGCAGGCCCTCGACGGAACCCTGCCGTCCTCCGAGACGAAGAATTGA